A part of Capsicum annuum cultivar UCD-10X-F1 chromosome 6, UCD10Xv1.1, whole genome shotgun sequence genomic DNA contains:
- the LOC107875884 gene encoding probable serine/threonine-protein kinase WNK3 isoform X1, protein MQQDSASEQEPDDSESEPEFVDLDPSGRYGRYKEVLGKGAFKKVYRAFDELEGIEVAWNQVKLADLLRNAVDLDRLHSEVRLLKTLKHKNIIKFYNSWVDSKNENINIITEIFTSGTLRQYRKKHKKVDLRALKKWSRQILEGLSYLHGHDPPIIHRDLKCDNIFINGNQGEVKIGDLGLAAILCKARAAHSVIGTPEFMAPELYEEEYNELVDIYAFGMCLLELVTFEYPYVECANAAQIYKKVTAGIKPASLAKVKDPRVKTFIEKCIADVSERLPAKKLLTDPFLLSDEDSGNVGRSLSFNSRHAGNYVITPFLKCPIIYFCGIFTDMCADQSDSGRSTKDPLPEGGRDFTVQGQRKDLNTIFLKLRITDSTGHIRNIHFPFDIEVDTANAVASEMVEELDLTDQDVSAIAAMIDSEIRSYIPDWAPRESSSNQITDEVAPDSRTSGVQDGAPPLTIDPRDDAPPLTIDPALLGSLVLERLPSGRKYWSDSPKTASNGSSPLRPGPSNTSQTDSPTREGSWTEENEESPVILREGGNSHYESETYIDDDARVHRDSYFGGNDHSVDPSYASGTLSSEERNNMISNKYSADIRQITKELEKLLDLQQKELNDLKKKHDSAISDLLSKLPPEIRGIYDHKISSHNLHC, encoded by the exons ATGCAGCAGGATTCTGCCTCTGAACAGGAACCCGATGATTCTGAATCTGAACCCGAATTTGTTGATCTTGATCCTTCCGGTCGTTACGGCAGG TACAAAGAGGTTTTGGGAAAAGGAGCTTTCAAGAAAGT TTACCGAGCATTTGATGAATTGGAGGGGATTGAAGTAGCTTGGAACCAGGTTAAATTGGCTGATCTCTTGAGGAATGCTGTGGACTTGGACCGTCTTCATTCTGAAGTTCGTTTGCTTAAAACCCTCAAGCACAAGAATATAATCAAATTCTATAACTCGTGGGTTGACTCAAAGAATgagaatatcaacatcattacTGAAATTTTCACTTCCGGGACTTTAAGACA GTACCGTAAAAAACATAAGAAGGTTGATCTCAGAGCACTTAAGAAGTGGTCTAGGCAGATATTGGAGGGTCTCTCATATCTACATGGTCATGACCCTCCCATTATTCATCGGGATCTTAAATGTGATAACATTTTTATCAATGGTAACCAAGGGGAGGTTAAGATTGGTGACTTGGGACTCGCTGCAATTCTTTGCAAGGCTCGTGCTGCTCATAGTGTCATTG GTACACCAGAATTCATGGCGCCAGAACTTTATGAAGAGGAATACAATGAACTAGTAGATATTTATGCCTTTGGAATGTGCCTGCTGGAACTGGTGACTTTTGAATATCCTTATGTTGAGTGTGCCAATGCTGCTCAAATATATAAGAAAGTGACAGCA GGAATTAAGCCTGCCTCATTGGCAAAAGTGAAGGATCCAAGAGTTAAAACATTTATAGAAAAATGTATTGCGGATGTTTCTGAGCGGTTGCCTGCCAAGAAACTATTGACAGACCCATTTCTCCTTTCTGATGAGGATTCTGGAAACGTTGGTCGATCTTTGAGCTTCAATTCCAGACATGCAGGTAACTATGTCATCACACCTTTTCTAAAATGTCCCATCATTTATTTTTGTGGCATCTTTACAGATATGTGTGCTGATCAGTCTGATAGTGGAAGAAGTACAAAAGACCCTTTGCCTGAAGGAGGCAGAGATTTCACGGTGCAGGGCCAAAGGAAGGACCTAAATACCATATTTCTTAAACTTCGAATAACTGATTCAACAG GTCATATTAGGAACATTCACTTCCCTTTTGATATTGAAGTTGATACGGCGAATGCCGTTGCTAGTGAAATGGTCGAAGAGCTGGACCTGACAGATCAGGATGTTTCAGCGATAGCAGCAATGATTGATTCTGAAATTCGGTCATATATCCCAGATTGGGCACCAAGAGAAAGCTCTAGCAACCAAATTACTGATGAAGTTGCTCCTGACAGCCGTACTTCTGGAGTCCAAGATGGTGCTCCTCCCTTAACAATTGATCCCCGAGATGATGCTCCTCCCTTAACAATTGATCCCGCTCTTTTGGGTAGTCTTGTGTTGGAAAGACTTCCTTCAGGTCGAAAATACTGGTCTGATTCACCGAAAACAGCCAGTAATGGCAGCTCTCCACTAAGACCGGGGCCTTCAAACACATCACAGACCGATTCACCGACTCGTGAAGGTAGCTGGACGGAAGAAAATGAAGAATCACCTGTTATCCTGAGAGAGGGAGGGAATTCACATTATGAATCTGAGACTTACATTGATGATGATGCCCGTGTTCACCGTGATTCTTACTTTGGTGGCAATGATCATTCTGTGGATCCTAGTTATGCAAGCGGGACTCTTTCATCAGAGGAAAGAAATAACATGATCAGCAACAAGTACTCAGCTGATATCAGACAAATCACCAAGGAACTCGAGAAGCTGCTTGATCTGCAGCAAAAGGAGCTAAATGATCTCAAGAAGAAACATGACTCGGCTATCTCAGATCTTCTAAGCAAGCTTCCTCCTGAGATCCGTGGCATTTATGATCACAAAATATCTTCCCATAATTTGCATTGCTGA
- the LOC107875884 gene encoding probable serine/threonine-protein kinase WNK3 isoform X2, with translation MQQDSASEQEPDDSESEPEFVDLDPSGRYGRYKEVLGKGAFKKVYRAFDELEGIEVAWNQVKLADLLRNAVDLDRLHSEVRLLKTLKHKNIIKFYNSWVDSKNENINIITEIFTSGTLRQYRKKHKKVDLRALKKWSRQILEGLSYLHGHDPPIIHRDLKCDNIFINGNQGEVKIGDLGLAAILCKARAAHSVIGTPEFMAPELYEEEYNELVDIYAFGMCLLELVTFEYPYVECANAAQIYKKVTAGIKPASLAKVKDPRVKTFIEKCIADVSERLPAKKLLTDPFLLSDEDSGNVGRSLSFNSRHADMCADQSDSGRSTKDPLPEGGRDFTVQGQRKDLNTIFLKLRITDSTGHIRNIHFPFDIEVDTANAVASEMVEELDLTDQDVSAIAAMIDSEIRSYIPDWAPRESSSNQITDEVAPDSRTSGVQDGAPPLTIDPRDDAPPLTIDPALLGSLVLERLPSGRKYWSDSPKTASNGSSPLRPGPSNTSQTDSPTREGSWTEENEESPVILREGGNSHYESETYIDDDARVHRDSYFGGNDHSVDPSYASGTLSSEERNNMISNKYSADIRQITKELEKLLDLQQKELNDLKKKHDSAISDLLSKLPPEIRGIYDHKISSHNLHC, from the exons ATGCAGCAGGATTCTGCCTCTGAACAGGAACCCGATGATTCTGAATCTGAACCCGAATTTGTTGATCTTGATCCTTCCGGTCGTTACGGCAGG TACAAAGAGGTTTTGGGAAAAGGAGCTTTCAAGAAAGT TTACCGAGCATTTGATGAATTGGAGGGGATTGAAGTAGCTTGGAACCAGGTTAAATTGGCTGATCTCTTGAGGAATGCTGTGGACTTGGACCGTCTTCATTCTGAAGTTCGTTTGCTTAAAACCCTCAAGCACAAGAATATAATCAAATTCTATAACTCGTGGGTTGACTCAAAGAATgagaatatcaacatcattacTGAAATTTTCACTTCCGGGACTTTAAGACA GTACCGTAAAAAACATAAGAAGGTTGATCTCAGAGCACTTAAGAAGTGGTCTAGGCAGATATTGGAGGGTCTCTCATATCTACATGGTCATGACCCTCCCATTATTCATCGGGATCTTAAATGTGATAACATTTTTATCAATGGTAACCAAGGGGAGGTTAAGATTGGTGACTTGGGACTCGCTGCAATTCTTTGCAAGGCTCGTGCTGCTCATAGTGTCATTG GTACACCAGAATTCATGGCGCCAGAACTTTATGAAGAGGAATACAATGAACTAGTAGATATTTATGCCTTTGGAATGTGCCTGCTGGAACTGGTGACTTTTGAATATCCTTATGTTGAGTGTGCCAATGCTGCTCAAATATATAAGAAAGTGACAGCA GGAATTAAGCCTGCCTCATTGGCAAAAGTGAAGGATCCAAGAGTTAAAACATTTATAGAAAAATGTATTGCGGATGTTTCTGAGCGGTTGCCTGCCAAGAAACTATTGACAGACCCATTTCTCCTTTCTGATGAGGATTCTGGAAACGTTGGTCGATCTTTGAGCTTCAATTCCAGACATGCAG ATATGTGTGCTGATCAGTCTGATAGTGGAAGAAGTACAAAAGACCCTTTGCCTGAAGGAGGCAGAGATTTCACGGTGCAGGGCCAAAGGAAGGACCTAAATACCATATTTCTTAAACTTCGAATAACTGATTCAACAG GTCATATTAGGAACATTCACTTCCCTTTTGATATTGAAGTTGATACGGCGAATGCCGTTGCTAGTGAAATGGTCGAAGAGCTGGACCTGACAGATCAGGATGTTTCAGCGATAGCAGCAATGATTGATTCTGAAATTCGGTCATATATCCCAGATTGGGCACCAAGAGAAAGCTCTAGCAACCAAATTACTGATGAAGTTGCTCCTGACAGCCGTACTTCTGGAGTCCAAGATGGTGCTCCTCCCTTAACAATTGATCCCCGAGATGATGCTCCTCCCTTAACAATTGATCCCGCTCTTTTGGGTAGTCTTGTGTTGGAAAGACTTCCTTCAGGTCGAAAATACTGGTCTGATTCACCGAAAACAGCCAGTAATGGCAGCTCTCCACTAAGACCGGGGCCTTCAAACACATCACAGACCGATTCACCGACTCGTGAAGGTAGCTGGACGGAAGAAAATGAAGAATCACCTGTTATCCTGAGAGAGGGAGGGAATTCACATTATGAATCTGAGACTTACATTGATGATGATGCCCGTGTTCACCGTGATTCTTACTTTGGTGGCAATGATCATTCTGTGGATCCTAGTTATGCAAGCGGGACTCTTTCATCAGAGGAAAGAAATAACATGATCAGCAACAAGTACTCAGCTGATATCAGACAAATCACCAAGGAACTCGAGAAGCTGCTTGATCTGCAGCAAAAGGAGCTAAATGATCTCAAGAAGAAACATGACTCGGCTATCTCAGATCTTCTAAGCAAGCTTCCTCCTGAGATCCGTGGCATTTATGATCACAAAATATCTTCCCATAATTTGCATTGCTGA